A single region of the Ziziphus jujuba cultivar Dongzao chromosome 10, ASM3175591v1 genome encodes:
- the LOC132799736 gene encoding uncharacterized protein LOC132799736, whose translation MAASPESLYSVLLDKLWCLRESQSDRDWNGNVKYVSLFMMADTMYSSCCMDEDGASHINADYVVHYGHACFSSTTTLPAFFVFGKASTGVSNCVKNLSDHAMRNGKPVLVPFRLEYAHLIQHIRDEMVEACMSSSRLEIQFAETMSLDMNPSKSHKISNGSLEAANVFSDDKCIRTVVGNRYTIGGLVWELHEENKMEDYLFFWIGCGNAAFASVVLTLNGCEIVKYDAKSNCMVTDLSQQRRNLKHRYVMMFVQMLPGQEKAKDVNIIGFLVGTLGVAGYLHMINLQNDGLVIDYI comes from the exons ATGGCGGCTTCACCAGAGTCGCTTTACAG TGTTTTGCTGGACAAGCTTTGGTGTCTACGAGAATCTCAATCCGATAGAGACTGGAATGGCAACGTAAAATATGTATCTTTGTTTATGATGGCCGACACAATGTACAGTAGCTGTTGCATGGATGAGGATGGAGCATCGCACATCAATGCTGATTATGTCGTGCACTACGGGCACGCATGCTTCAGCTC GACTACAACTCTTCCAGCattctttgtttttggaaaaGCTTCAACTGGTGTGTCCAATTGTGTAAAAAATTTATCAGATCATGCTATGAGAAATGGCAAACCTGTCCTG GTCCCCTTTAGGCTAGAATATGCACATTTGATACAGCATATAAGAGATGAAATGGTAGAAGCATGTATGAGTAGCTCTAGATTAGAAATCCAATTTGCTGAAACTATGTCTTTGGACATGAATCCATCAAAATCTCATAAGATCTCCAATGGGAGCTTGGAAGCAGCTAATGTCTTCTCTGATGATAAATGTATCAGGACAGTAGTTGGTAATAGATATACCATTGGAGGCTTGGTCTGGGAATTACATGAGGAAAACAAAATGGAGGACTACTTGTTTTTTTGGATTGGTTGTGGAAATGCTGCATTTGCAAGTGTTGTACTGACGTTAAATGGTTGTGAAATAG TCAAATATGATGCAAAGTCAAATTGCATGGTGACAGACTTATCTCAACAAAGAAGAAATCTTAAGCATAGGTATG TGATGATGTTTGTACAGATGTTACCTGGTCAAGAGAAGGCAAAGGATGTGAACATTATTGGTTTTCTAGTTGGAACTCTTGGTGTAG CTGGTTACCTACACATGATTAATCTGCAAAATGATGGTTTGGTTAttgattatatatga